From one Dermacentor silvarum isolate Dsil-2018 chromosome 3, BIME_Dsil_1.4, whole genome shotgun sequence genomic stretch:
- the LOC119446482 gene encoding TBC1 domain family member 10B — MASSGPLGEEEGTRWGGWEGEEDEDAGSDITMDSTATSLVGCRPRNGSLSSEAPSEAVPDKYGFLGGSQYTQPNLSRRVPVEVQWKRELKWRDMLENWERYMTKHFKKVRDRCRKGIPSSMRSVAWQNLCGGRFLMESYPGKFTELDKHPGDPRWVDDIRKDLHRQFPQHEMFVKDHGHGQEDLFRILKAYSVLNPAVGYCQGQAPIAAVLLMHMPAEHAFWCLVAICDKYLRGYYSPGLDAVQLDGEILFALLKKVSPSTHRHLKKQRVDPIMYMTEWFMCAYSRTLPWATVLRVWDVFLCEGVKVLFKVALVLLRGVLGGGDVGKRYPAMFETLEALRSLPGPLVQEDYLVTQFVQLDVTSHDMMKEHQRQIAKRRLAQLSKVKT, encoded by the exons ATGGCCAGCAGTGGGCCTTTGGGCGAGGAGGAGGGAACCCGATGGGGTGGCTGGGAAGGAGAGGAGGATGAGGATGCAGGCAGCGACATCACCATGGACAGCACAGCCACGAGCCTGGTGGGCTGCCGGCCGCGCAATGGCTCACTCAGCTCCGAGGCCCCCTCCGAGGCTGTCCCCGACAAGTACGGCTTCCTGGGTGGATCGCAGTACACTCAGCCCAATCT GTCACGTCGCGTACCTGTTGAAGTCCAGTGGAAGCGCGAGCTGAAGTGGAGGGACATGCTGGAGAATTGGGAACGTTACATGACCAAGCATTTTAAGAAG GTGAGAGATAGATGTCGAAAAGGCATCCCATCATCAATGCGCTCCGTTGCCTGGCAGAACCTGTGCGGGGGTCGGTTCCTGATGGAGAGCTATCCTGGGAAGTTTACG GAGCTGGACAAGCACCCAGGTGACCCACGATGGGTCGATGACATCCGTAAAGACCTGCATCGACAATTTCCACAGCACGAAATGTTTGTGAAGGACCATGGCCATGG GCAGGAAGACCTCTTCCGAATACTGAAAGCCTACTCGGTGCTGAACCCTGCAGTAGGCTACTGCCAGGGCCAAGCGCCTATCGCAGCCGTCCTGCTCATGCACATGCCGGCCGAGCACGCCTTCTGGTGTCTCGTGGCCATCTGCGACAAGTACCTGCGAGGGTACTACAGCCCTGGACTG GATGCTGTCCAGCTGGATGGAGAGATATTGTTTGCACTACTCAAAAAGGTTTCCCCATCTACACATCGTCATTTA AAAAAGCAGCGTGTGGATCCCATCATGTACATGACAGAATGGTTCATGTGCGCCTACAGCCGCACCTTGCCTTGGGCTACCGTGCTTCGCGTGTGGGACGTTTTTCTCTGTGAAG GTGTGAAGGTGCTTTTCAAGGTCGCTCTGGTGCTTCTGCGAGGTGTGCTTGGAGGAGGAGATGTTGGCAAGCGCTACCCAGCCATGTTCGAGACGCTGGAGGCCCTGCGATCTCTGCCCGGGCCACTTGTTCAGGAGGACTATCTCGTCACACAG TTTGTTCAGCTAGATGTCACCAGCCACGACATGATGAAGGAGCACCAGCGACAGATTGCCAAGCGGCGGCTCGCGCAGCTCTCCAAAGTGAAAACCTAG